The Mercurialis annua linkage group LG2, ddMerAnnu1.2, whole genome shotgun sequence genome contains a region encoding:
- the LOC126670488 gene encoding beta-galactosidase-like, whose product MLNRVKMTNNMFLILLMFLFSSLVCSVMATVSYDHRAIIINGQKRILISGSIHYPRSTPEMWPDLIQKAKDGGLDVIQTYVFWNGHEPSPGNYYFEDRYDLVKFVKTVQAAGLYVHLRIGPYVCAEWNFGGFPVWLKYVPGIEFRTDNGPFKAAMQKFTEKIVSMMKSEKLFEPQGGPIILSQIENEFGPVEWEIGAPGKAYTKWAADMAIKLGTGVPWVMCKQEDAPDPIIDTCNGFYCENFKPNKDYKPKMFTENWTGWYTEFGGSVPNRPVEDLAFSVARFIQNGGSFMNYYMYHGGTNFGRTSAGLFIATSYDYDAPLDEYGLTRDPKWGHLRDLHKAIKLCEPALVSVDPTVKSLGSNQEAHVFQSKSSCAAFLANYDTKYSVKVTFGNRQYDLPPWSVSILPDCKTAVFNTARLGAQSTQMKMTPVGGALSWQSFIEEAASGYTDDTTTLEGLQEQINVTRDASDYLWYMTNVNIDSDEGFLKNGENPLLTVFSAGHSLHVFINGQLAGNVYGSLENPKITFSQNVKLTAGTNKISLLSVAVGLPNVGVHFEKWNTGVLGPVTLKGLNEGTRDLSSWKWSYKIGLKGEALSLHTVTGSSSVEWVEGSLVAKKQPLTWYKATFDSPEGNEPLALDMSSMGKGEIWVNGKSIGRHWPGYIARGGCSACNYAGTYDDKKCRSNCGEPSQRWYHVPRSWLNPGGNLLVVFEEWGGETSGISLVKRSTASVCADIYEGQPELKNWQMVALGKLDHLQPKAHLWCPTGQKISKIKFASYGMPQGTCGSFRESNCHAHKSYDAFDKKCVGKQSCSVTVAAEVFGGDPCPDASKKLSVEAVCN is encoded by the exons ATGTTAAACAGAGTCAAAATGACAAATAATATGTTCTTGATTTTGCTAATGTTCTTGTTTTCTTCATTGGTTTGTTCTGTAATGGCCACTGTTTCTTATGATCATAGAGCTATTATAATTAATGGGCAAAAAAGAATTCTTATTTCTGGCTCCATTCACTATCCAAGAAGTACCCCTGAG ATGTGGCCTGATCTTATACAAAAGGCTAAAGATGGTGGCTTGGATGTTATACAAACTTATGTGTTTTGGAATGGCCATGAACCTTCTCCTGGAAAT TATTATTTTGAAGATAGATATGATCTGGTCAAGTTTGTCAAGACAGTACAAGCAGCTGGACTTTATGTTCATCTCAGAATTGGACCCTATGTTTGCGCTGAGTGGAACTTTGG GGGATTTCCTGTATGGCTAAAATATGTTCCTGGTATTGAATTTAGAACAGACAACGGTCCATTCAAG GCGGCAATGCAAAAGTTCACAGAAAAAATTGTCAGCATGATGAAGTCAGAAAAGTTGTTTGAACCTCAAGGAGGTCCAATAATTCTTTCTCAG ATTGAAAATGAATTTGGACCAGTTGAGTGGGAGATTGGTGCACCAGGTAAAGCTTATACAAAATGGGCTGCTGACATGGCAATAAAACTTGGCACTGGGGTCCCATGGGTCATGTGCAAGCAAGAGGATGCTCCTGATCCTatt ATCGACACGTGTAACGGATTCTACTGTGAGAACTTTAAACCGAATAAGGATTACAAACCGAAAATGTTTACGGAAAATTGGACTGGCTG GTACACGGAATTTGGTGGTTCGGTTCCTAATAGGCCTGTCGAAGATTTGGCATTTTCGGTTGCACGGTTTATACAGAATGGAGGTTCATTCATGAACTATTATATG TATCATGGAGGAACTAATTTTGGCCGAACCTCTGCCGGTCTTTTTATTGCTACTAGCTACGATTATGATGCTCCACTTGATGAATATG GATTGACTAGGGATCCAAAGTGGGGACATTTGAGAGATTTACATAAAGCCATCAAGCTATGTGAACCTGCTTTAGTCTCTGTAGACCCTACTGTAAAATCACTTGGTAGTAATCAAGAG GCTCATGTATTCCAGTCAAAGTCGTCATGTGCAGCATTTTTGGCAAACTATGATACAAAGTACTCAGTGAAAGTCACGTTTGGAAATCGACAATACGATTTACCACCTTGGTCTGTCAGCATTCTCCCTGATTGCAAGACTGCGGTTTTTAACACTGCAAGG CTCGGGGCGCAAAGCACACAGATGAAGATGACACCTGTCGGTGGTGCCCTTTCGTGGCAATCATTTATTGAAGAAGCAGCAAGTGGTTATACTGATGATACGACTACGCTGGAAGGCTTGCAGGAGCAAATAAATGTCACGAGAGATGCTTCGGATTATTTATGGTATATGACAAA TGTGAATATAGATTCTGATGAAGGATTTTTGAAGAACGGAGAGAATCCTCTTCTCACCGTCTTTTCAGCTGGCCATTCATTGCACGTTTTCATCAATGGCCAACTAGCAG GAAATGTTTATGGATCGTTGGAGAATCCGAAGATAACATTTAGCCAGAATGTGAAGTTGACCGCCGGTACTAACAAGATTTCTTTGTTAAGTGTTGCTGTTGGGCTTCCG AACGTCGGCGTGCACTTTGAAAAATGGAATACTGGAGTTTTAGGTCCGGTCACATTGAAGGGTTTGAACGAGGGTACAAGAGACCTCTCGAGTTGGAAATGGTCATACAAG ATTGGTCTGAAAGGTGAAGCTTTAAGCCTTCATACCGTCACAGGGAGTTCATCCGTCGAATGGGTGGAAGGATCACTAGTAGCTAAAAAACAACCACTGACATGGTATAAG GCAACATTTGATTCACCAGAAGGGAATGAGCCACTAGCCTTAGATATGAGTAGCATGGGAAAAGGCGAAATATGGGTAAATGGTAAAAGTATTGGACGCCATTGGCCGGGTTATATAGCTCGTGGTGGCTGCAGTGCTTGTAACTATGCCGGAACTTACGATGATAAGAAATGCCGAAGTAATTGTGGAGAACCCTCTCAAAGATG GTACCATGTTCCGCGCTCATGGCTGAATCCGGGCGGGAATTTGTTAGTTGTTTTTGAAGAATGGGGTGGGGAAACAAGCGGAATATCTTTGGTTAAAAGAAGTACAGCAAGTGTTTGTGCTGATATATATGAGGGACAACCAGAACTGAAGAACTGGCAGATGGTAGCCTTAGGCAAACTTGATCATCTCCAACCTAAAGCTCATTTGTGGTGTCCTACTGGTCAGAAAATATCGAAAATCAAGTTTGCTAGCTACGGAATGCCTCAAGGAACATGCGGTAGTTTCCGAGAGAGCAATTGTCATGCCCACAAGTCATATGATGCTTTTGACAAG AAATGTGTCGGAAAGCAGTCTTGCTCGGTAACTGTGGCGGCTGAAGTTTTCGGAGGAGATCCTTGTCCTGATGCCTCAAAAAAGCTTTCAGTTGAGGCTGTTTGCAACTGA